One genomic region from Argentina anserina chromosome 2, drPotAnse1.1, whole genome shotgun sequence encodes:
- the LOC126783283 gene encoding peter Pan-like protein isoform X2 — translation MARFNNKRKPFVKPIAKKKLATVDHITGDKIPKSFVFSRGRLPGPLRQLKADLKQLMNPHTALHLKEKRSNTLKDFLNVAGPYGVTHFLILSKTPTAPYLRVATTPQGPTLTFKVEEYSLAVDIRRSQKNPRCPKDLFKNPPMSILSGFGSGGGRNQEPPQLKLISAAFRNLFPSIDVNTVKLSSCQRILLLHYNEDTKLIDFRHYSIRLEPVGVSRRISKFVQKHQVPDLRNLQDVSDFVTKAGYGSESEGDDEAATVTLGSDLGRVNRASSKSAIKLQEIGPRMTLRLIKVENGLCQGAVLFSEYGDAQRTEENHVKAENEEDDDEGDDENELVDSEDEGDDEDMEEN, via the exons ATGGCTCGTTTCAATAATAAGAGGAAGCCATTTGTGAAGCCCATTGCAAAGAAGAAGCTGGCTACTGTGGACCATATCACAGGTGATAAGATTCCAAAGAGCTTTGTGTTCTCAAGAGGGAGGTTGCCTGGTCCTCTTAGGCAACTCAAAGCTGACTTGAAACAGTTGATGAATCCCCATACTGCTCTCCATCTTAAG GAGAAGAGAAGCAACACTCTCAAGGACTTTCTgaatgttgctgggccttATGGGGTTACACATTTCCTCATATTGTCGAAAACTCCAACTGCGCCCTACCTCAGAGTTGCCACAACTCCTCAAGGGCCAACTCTTACATTTAAAGTTGAAGAGTACTCACTGGCAGTAGACATCAGACGTTCTCAAAAGAATCCTAGATGTCCGAAAGATCTCTTCAAGAATCCACCCATG agtattctttctggttttggaaGTGGCGGTGGCCGCAACCAAGAACCTCCACAGTTGAAGCTCATATCTGCAGCATTTCGGAATCTCTTTCCATCTATTGATGTTAATACT GTAAAACTTTCTTCCTGCCAGAGAATTTTGTTGCTTCATTACAATGAAGACACAAAACTAATTGATTTTCGACATTACTCTATACGATTAGAGCCTGTTGGTGTCTCCCGTAGAATAAGCAAATTTGTTCAGAAGCATCAAGTACCTGATTTGAGGAATCTTCAAGACGTCAGTGACTTTGTCACAAA GGCCGGTTATGGTTCAGAAAGTGAAGGTGATGATGAAGCCGCAACGGTAACCTTGGGTAGTGATCTAGGTAGAGTGAATCGGGCTTCATCGAAAAGTGCTATCAAGCTCCAAGAGATAGGACCCAGGATGACTCTTCGCCTGATTAAGGTTGAGAATGGATTGTGTCAAGGCGCGGTCCTGTTCAGCGAATATG GTGATGCACAGAGAACCGAAGAGAACCATGTAAAAGCTGAAaacgaagaagatgatgacgagggagatgatgaaaatgaGTTAGTTGATAGTGAGGACGAGGGAGACGATGA GGATATGGAGGAAAACTAG
- the LOC126783283 gene encoding peter Pan-like protein isoform X1 codes for MARFNNKRKPFVKPIAKKKLATVDHITGDKIPKSFVFSRGRLPGPLRQLKADLKQLMNPHTALHLKEKRSNTLKDFLNVAGPYGVTHFLILSKTPTAPYLRVATTPQGPTLTFKVEEYSLAVDIRRSQKNPRCPKDLFKNPPMSILSGFGSGGGRNQEPPQLKLISAAFRNLFPSIDVNTVKLSSCQRILLLHYNEDTKLIDFRHYSIRLEPVGVSRRISKFVQKHQVPDLRNLQDVSDFVTKAGYGSESEGDDEAATVTLGSDLGRVNRASSKSAIKLQEIGPRMTLRLIKVENGLCQGAVLFSEYGDAQRTEENHVKAENEEDDDEGDDENELVDSEDEGDDDEDMEEN; via the exons ATGGCTCGTTTCAATAATAAGAGGAAGCCATTTGTGAAGCCCATTGCAAAGAAGAAGCTGGCTACTGTGGACCATATCACAGGTGATAAGATTCCAAAGAGCTTTGTGTTCTCAAGAGGGAGGTTGCCTGGTCCTCTTAGGCAACTCAAAGCTGACTTGAAACAGTTGATGAATCCCCATACTGCTCTCCATCTTAAG GAGAAGAGAAGCAACACTCTCAAGGACTTTCTgaatgttgctgggccttATGGGGTTACACATTTCCTCATATTGTCGAAAACTCCAACTGCGCCCTACCTCAGAGTTGCCACAACTCCTCAAGGGCCAACTCTTACATTTAAAGTTGAAGAGTACTCACTGGCAGTAGACATCAGACGTTCTCAAAAGAATCCTAGATGTCCGAAAGATCTCTTCAAGAATCCACCCATG agtattctttctggttttggaaGTGGCGGTGGCCGCAACCAAGAACCTCCACAGTTGAAGCTCATATCTGCAGCATTTCGGAATCTCTTTCCATCTATTGATGTTAATACT GTAAAACTTTCTTCCTGCCAGAGAATTTTGTTGCTTCATTACAATGAAGACACAAAACTAATTGATTTTCGACATTACTCTATACGATTAGAGCCTGTTGGTGTCTCCCGTAGAATAAGCAAATTTGTTCAGAAGCATCAAGTACCTGATTTGAGGAATCTTCAAGACGTCAGTGACTTTGTCACAAA GGCCGGTTATGGTTCAGAAAGTGAAGGTGATGATGAAGCCGCAACGGTAACCTTGGGTAGTGATCTAGGTAGAGTGAATCGGGCTTCATCGAAAAGTGCTATCAAGCTCCAAGAGATAGGACCCAGGATGACTCTTCGCCTGATTAAGGTTGAGAATGGATTGTGTCAAGGCGCGGTCCTGTTCAGCGAATATG GTGATGCACAGAGAACCGAAGAGAACCATGTAAAAGCTGAAaacgaagaagatgatgacgagggagatgatgaaaatgaGTTAGTTGATAGTGAGGACGAGGGAGACGATGATGAGGATATGGAGGAAAACTAG